From one Melioribacteraceae bacterium genomic stretch:
- a CDS encoding YdeI/OmpD-associated family protein, whose translation MQPKFFKTKKELRKWFEKNHNKLNEVWIGYYKIATGKKSITWSESVDEAICFGWIDGLRKSIDEESYMIRFTPRKPSSNWSAVNIEKVKILTKLSLMKPEGIRAYKKRKSHKSKVYSYEQESDQLEKRFEKIFKKNKKAWQFFNEMLAPSYRKTSIRWVMSAKQETTRLKRLEILIDSSGKHEKIPLLKR comes from the coding sequence GTGCAGCCTAAATTTTTCAAAACAAAAAAAGAATTAAGAAAATGGTTTGAAAAAAATCATAACAAATTAAATGAAGTGTGGATTGGTTACTATAAAATTGCAACAGGTAAAAAAAGTATTACCTGGTCGGAATCGGTAGATGAAGCAATCTGCTTTGGCTGGATTGATGGCTTAAGAAAATCAATTGATGAAGAAAGTTATATGATCAGGTTTACCCCAAGGAAGCCAAGCAGCAATTGGAGTGCTGTAAACATTGAGAAGGTAAAAATACTTACTAAGCTTAGCTTAATGAAACCGGAAGGTATTAGGGCGTACAAAAAAAGAAAGTCCCATAAATCAAAAGTGTATTCGTACGAACAAGAAAGTGATCAACTCGAAAAAAGGTTTGAGAAAATTTTTAAAAAGAATAAAAAAGCATGGCAGTTTTTCAATGAGATGCTGGCTCCATCATATAGAAAAACTTCAATCAGATGGGTGATGAGTGCAAAACAAGAAACAACCAGATTAAAACGACTAGAAATATTGATCGATTCATCCGGTAAACATGAAAAAATCCCGTTACTAAAAAGATAG
- the sucC gene encoding ADP-forming succinate--CoA ligase subunit beta — protein MKIHEYQAKEILRKFKVAVPEGIVAFNVDEAVDAAKRIGGNVWVVKAQIHAGGRGKGGGVKVAKSIDEVREYAKQILGMNLITHQTGPEGRLVKRLLIEQGINIEKELYLGITLDRVSSKNVIMVSTEGGVEIEKVAAETPEKILKEAIDPGVGIQAYQARKLAFGLGLEGEQLKNAVKFIMALYNTYEATDASLAEINPLVVTKEGNVIALDAKMNFDDNALFRHPDIIEYRDYDEEEPLEIEASRFNLNYIKLDGNVGCMVNGAGLAMATMDIIKLAGGEPANFLDVGGGANKETVSNGFKIILSDQNVKAILINIFGGIVRCDRVAQGVIDAVKEINVQVPIVVRLEGTNAEEAGVLLNESGLKFEVAQSLQDAAKKVTAVLN, from the coding sequence ATGAAAATTCACGAATATCAAGCAAAAGAGATATTGCGGAAGTTTAAAGTTGCAGTACCTGAAGGAATAGTTGCATTTAATGTTGATGAAGCAGTAGATGCGGCAAAAAGAATAGGTGGAAATGTTTGGGTTGTGAAGGCTCAAATTCATGCCGGTGGAAGAGGAAAAGGCGGTGGTGTTAAAGTTGCTAAAAGCATAGATGAAGTCCGCGAATATGCTAAACAAATTTTAGGAATGAATTTAATAACTCATCAAACCGGTCCTGAAGGCAGATTAGTAAAGAGATTATTGATCGAACAAGGTATAAATATTGAGAAAGAACTCTATCTGGGAATTACATTAGACAGAGTCTCATCAAAAAATGTTATTATGGTCTCAACTGAAGGCGGTGTTGAAATAGAAAAAGTTGCTGCCGAAACTCCCGAGAAAATTCTAAAAGAAGCAATTGATCCCGGTGTCGGTATTCAAGCTTATCAAGCAAGAAAATTAGCATTCGGACTCGGTTTGGAAGGCGAACAATTAAAGAATGCCGTAAAATTTATTATGGCTCTTTACAACACATATGAAGCTACCGATGCATCTTTAGCCGAAATTAATCCTTTAGTTGTAACTAAAGAAGGAAACGTAATTGCTCTCGATGCAAAAATGAATTTTGATGATAACGCATTATTCCGTCATCCGGATATTATCGAATACAGAGATTATGATGAAGAAGAACCGCTTGAAATTGAAGCATCAAGATTCAATTTGAATTACATTAAGTTGGACGGTAATGTTGGTTGTATGGTCAACGGTGCCGGTCTCGCAATGGCTACAATGGATATAATAAAATTAGCCGGCGGTGAACCTGCAAACTTTTTAGATGTCGGCGGCGGTGCAAATAAAGAAACTGTATCAAATGGATTTAAAATTATTTTATCTGATCAAAATGTGAAAGCAATTTTAATTAACATCTTCGGCGGCATTGTAAGATGCGATAGAGTTGCACAAGGTGTTATTGACGCTGTAAAAGAAATAAACGTACAAGTTCCTATTGTTGTTAGATTAGAAGGAACTAATGCAGAGGAAGCCGGTGTTTTATTAAATGAATCCGGTTTAAAATTTGAAGTCGCACAAAGTTTACAAGATGCGGCAAAAAAAGTTACGGCAGTTTTGAATTAA
- the mscL gene encoding large conductance mechanosensitive channel protein MscL, translating into MFKEFKEFAMRGNVVDMAVGIIIGAAFGTIVKSLVSDVIMPPIGLLLGGVDFSNLFFVIKEGTLPGPFDTLQQAQEAGAVTVNYGTFINTVISFLIVAWAIFVLVKGMNKLKKKEAEVPAEATTKECPYCFNTISIKATKCPACTSSLT; encoded by the coding sequence ATGTTCAAAGAGTTCAAAGAATTTGCTATGCGGGGGAATGTAGTTGATATGGCCGTCGGTATAATTATCGGTGCGGCTTTCGGAACAATTGTAAAGTCTCTTGTATCTGATGTTATCATGCCGCCTATTGGATTGCTGCTTGGGGGTGTAGATTTTTCTAATTTATTCTTTGTAATTAAAGAAGGTACGCTTCCCGGTCCTTTTGATACTTTACAACAAGCACAGGAAGCGGGAGCGGTTACAGTAAATTACGGTACTTTTATTAATACAGTTATTAGTTTTTTGATTGTCGCTTGGGCAATTTTTGTACTCGTTAAAGGCATGAATAAACTAAAAAAGAAAGAAGCAGAAGTTCCGGCAGAAGCTACCACGAAAGAATGCCCATATTGCTTCAACACAATTTCGATTAAAGCAACCAAATGCCCGGCTTGTACTTCTTCGCTGACTTAA
- a CDS encoding vWA domain-containing protein, translating into MFKKLLFILLVAMSLIFFGCDKAEDDDNTNTDIPADPVNVTPPTPTKNNVQPTASFSAQGERINVNLQGLVDPNTQQPINLFYNSSNPSSSNLFVTQNGVTKGLLVTKVGTGTTLKADVVFTVDNSGSMGEEADVVATGIVNFATALANSGLDVQFACVGYDGSVNGALNFTTAANLSTYLNRSGYTGTSRTVGFGGGDATTLQTNASSFASGIWGENGVVGCLFGYQYFNWRSGASKVFINFTDEPTQPGSSGEYNTAQLCNTIGGIATVHTVFSEDTTYYSGYWSASYERPWDMSKCTGGTVKFVDRYATNLVLTDLPVVGALSNSYLVEYMKGSSTVQEWLVKIIVYTSTADGEITYRVTY; encoded by the coding sequence ATGTTCAAGAAATTACTTTTTATTTTGTTAGTGGCAATGAGTTTAATTTTCTTTGGCTGCGATAAAGCCGAAGATGATGACAACACTAATACAGATATTCCTGCCGATCCGGTGAATGTAACACCACCAACCCCGACAAAAAATAATGTTCAACCGACGGCTTCATTTTCTGCACAAGGCGAACGTATTAACGTAAACTTACAAGGATTGGTTGATCCTAATACTCAACAACCGATTAATCTATTTTACAATTCAAGTAACCCATCATCATCAAATTTATTTGTTACACAAAATGGAGTTACAAAAGGACTGTTAGTTACTAAAGTAGGTACAGGTACAACTTTAAAAGCCGATGTTGTTTTTACAGTTGATAACTCAGGCAGTATGGGTGAAGAAGCTGATGTTGTTGCAACGGGTATTGTCAATTTTGCAACAGCCCTTGCTAATAGCGGATTAGATGTTCAATTTGCATGTGTCGGCTATGACGGAAGTGTTAACGGTGCACTTAATTTTACAACAGCAGCAAACTTATCAACTTATTTAAACAGAAGCGGATATACCGGAACTTCGCGAACGGTTGGTTTCGGCGGTGGTGATGCTACAACTTTACAAACAAACGCTTCTTCGTTCGCATCGGGTATTTGGGGTGAAAACGGTGTTGTTGGTTGTTTATTCGGATATCAGTATTTCAACTGGAGATCTGGCGCTTCAAAAGTATTTATAAACTTTACTGATGAGCCGACTCAACCAGGCTCAAGCGGTGAATACAATACTGCACAATTATGCAACACAATTGGCGGTATTGCTACAGTTCATACTGTATTTAGCGAAGATACAACTTATTATTCCGGTTATTGGAGTGCTAGTTATGAACGTCCTTGGGACATGTCAAAATGTACAGGCGGTACTGTTAAATTTGTAGATAGATATGCAACAAACTTAGTATTGACAGATCTTCCTGTAGTTGGCGCACTATCAAACAGTTACTTGGTTGAATATATGAAGGGTTCATCTACAGTACAAGAGTGGCTTGTTAAAATTATTGTTTACACTTCAACTGCAGATGGAGAAATAACATACAGAGTCACTTACTAA